One genomic segment of Phycisphaerae bacterium includes these proteins:
- the carB gene encoding carbamoyl-phosphate synthase large subunit, with protein sequence MSKRTDIKKILIIGSGPIIIGQGCEFDYSGTQACKALREEGYRIVLINSNPATIMTDPEFADRTYIEPVTAEAIERILQAERDTGEPIDAILPTLGGQTGLNTAVEVADLGLLEKHGVEMIGANREAIHKAEDRKLFKEAMLRIGLELPRSGLAYNMAEAKELLADIGLPCVIRPSFTLGGHGGGIARTEKEFSEICARGIEYSRINEVLIEESVLGWKEYELEVMRDRKNNVVIICSIENFDPMGVHTGDSITVAPAQTLTDKEYQRMRDASIAIIREIGVETGGSNIQFAVNPADGRMVVVEMNPRVSRSSALASKATGFPIAKIAAKLAVGYTLDEIPNDITKETPASFEPTIDYCVVKIPRWTFEKFPEADETLTTQMKSVGEAMSIGRTFKEALQKGIRSMEIRRYGLGLDRIDKWLANRRAAQRQKVPFNAKADDTVDAHEEAAQRFPIPEPTLRNKLTVPCQGRLYYIRYAFKMGWTVEQVHELTRIDPWFLENIRELVAFEDVLSRYASLEEAPQEVLRQAKMWGYSDVQLANLWNTTDKKVRAHRKSLGIEPVYKLVDTCAAEFEAYTPYYYSSYEQPAVVAGNSSGEAKAWTDDEVRVSSKKKIVILGGGPNRIGQGIEFDYCCVHAAFAARQEGFEAIMVNSNPETVSTDYDTSDLLCFEPLTLEDVLNICDKLKPDGLIVQFGGQTPLNLAKGLHEAGVPIIGTSVQSIRLAEDREQFQKLLQELGLRQPPNGTAVNVAQAVEVANRIGYPVLVRPGFVLGGRGMEIVYDDQSLAKFIREADDYSDRPLTENPVLIDKFLELATEVDVDCVADGTDVVVAGVMEHIEEAGIHSGDSACALPPYSLSHELVDQIIDQTVAMARRLDVRGLMNVQFAIKDEQIYVLEVNPRASRTVPFVSKATGIPWAKVAAKVMMGKSLREQGVTRTVWPRHTSVKESVFPFIKFPGVDIILGPEMRSTGEVMGLDDRFSIAFAKSQMAGSSPLPTEGNVFISVRDADKKLIEPIARELASMGFNIISTKGTWEILRAADVPAQLIPKVLEERRPNILDLIEHREIALAINTPTRKGKDSDEGKIRAAAVTHEVPIVTTITGARAAVRAMRAMRESGWNVKPIQEYHRQMT encoded by the coding sequence ATGTCCAAACGAACCGACATAAAGAAGATTTTGATCATCGGGTCCGGGCCCATCATCATCGGCCAGGGCTGCGAATTCGACTATTCCGGCACCCAGGCCTGCAAGGCGCTGCGGGAGGAAGGGTATCGGATCGTCCTGATCAATTCGAACCCAGCGACGATCATGACGGACCCCGAGTTCGCGGATCGGACGTACATCGAACCGGTGACGGCGGAGGCAATTGAGCGGATTCTACAGGCCGAGCGCGATACGGGCGAACCGATCGACGCGATCCTGCCCACGCTGGGCGGCCAGACGGGGCTGAACACGGCGGTTGAGGTGGCGGACCTGGGGTTGCTCGAAAAGCACGGGGTGGAGATGATCGGGGCCAATCGCGAGGCGATCCATAAGGCCGAAGACCGCAAGCTGTTCAAGGAAGCGATGCTGCGGATCGGGCTGGAGCTGCCGCGAAGCGGCCTGGCCTACAACATGGCTGAGGCCAAGGAACTGCTGGCGGATATCGGCCTGCCGTGCGTGATCCGGCCGAGCTTCACCCTGGGCGGACACGGCGGCGGCATCGCCCGCACGGAAAAGGAGTTCTCCGAAATCTGCGCCCGGGGCATCGAGTACTCGCGGATCAACGAGGTCCTGATCGAGGAGTCGGTGCTTGGCTGGAAGGAGTACGAACTGGAGGTGATGCGCGATCGGAAAAACAACGTCGTGATCATCTGCAGCATCGAAAACTTCGACCCGATGGGCGTGCACACCGGCGACAGCATCACGGTGGCTCCGGCCCAGACGCTGACCGACAAGGAATACCAGCGAATGCGGGACGCGTCGATCGCGATCATCCGCGAGATCGGCGTGGAGACGGGCGGATCGAACATCCAGTTTGCGGTGAACCCGGCCGACGGCCGGATGGTGGTGGTCGAGATGAACCCGCGGGTCTCGCGATCGTCGGCTCTGGCCTCGAAGGCCACGGGCTTTCCGATCGCCAAGATCGCAGCCAAGCTCGCGGTCGGCTACACGCTGGACGAGATACCCAACGACATCACCAAGGAGACGCCCGCGAGTTTCGAACCGACGATCGACTACTGCGTGGTCAAGATCCCGCGGTGGACGTTCGAGAAGTTTCCGGAGGCGGACGAGACGCTGACCACGCAGATGAAGAGCGTGGGCGAGGCGATGAGCATCGGCCGCACCTTCAAGGAGGCCCTGCAGAAGGGCATCCGTTCGATGGAGATCCGGCGCTACGGGCTCGGACTGGACCGGATCGACAAGTGGTTGGCCAACCGCCGGGCGGCCCAACGGCAGAAGGTGCCGTTCAACGCCAAAGCCGATGACACGGTGGACGCCCACGAGGAGGCGGCCCAGAGGTTCCCGATTCCGGAACCGACCCTCCGCAACAAGCTGACCGTGCCCTGCCAGGGCCGGCTGTACTACATCCGCTATGCGTTCAAGATGGGCTGGACCGTCGAGCAGGTCCATGAGCTGACCAGGATCGACCCGTGGTTCCTCGAGAACATCCGTGAACTGGTGGCGTTTGAGGACGTGCTGAGCCGGTACGCCAGCCTCGAAGAGGCGCCCCAAGAGGTCCTCCGGCAGGCGAAGATGTGGGGCTATTCGGACGTGCAGCTCGCCAATCTCTGGAACACCACCGACAAGAAGGTCCGGGCCCACCGCAAGAGCCTGGGCATTGAACCGGTTTACAAGCTGGTCGATACCTGCGCAGCGGAGTTCGAGGCCTATACCCCCTACTACTACTCCAGCTACGAGCAGCCGGCGGTCGTGGCCGGCAACTCCTCCGGCGAAGCGAAGGCGTGGACCGACGACGAGGTCCGCGTCAGCAGCAAAAAGAAAATCGTCATTCTCGGCGGCGGACCCAACCGGATCGGCCAGGGCATCGAATTCGACTACTGCTGCGTCCACGCGGCGTTCGCCGCCCGCCAAGAGGGTTTCGAGGCGATCATGGTCAACTCGAATCCCGAGACGGTCAGCACCGACTATGACACTTCCGACCTGTTGTGCTTCGAGCCGCTGACCCTCGAGGACGTGCTGAACATCTGCGACAAGCTCAAGCCGGACGGGTTGATCGTGCAGTTCGGCGGTCAGACGCCGCTGAACCTGGCCAAGGGGCTGCACGAGGCGGGCGTCCCGATCATCGGGACCAGCGTCCAGTCGATCCGCCTGGCTGAGGATCGCGAGCAGTTCCAGAAGCTGCTGCAGGAACTCGGGCTCCGCCAGCCGCCCAACGGCACCGCGGTCAACGTGGCCCAGGCGGTCGAAGTGGCCAATCGCATTGGCTATCCGGTGCTGGTCCGGCCGGGCTTCGTGCTCGGCGGGCGCGGCATGGAAATCGTCTACGACGACCAGTCGCTGGCCAAGTTCATCCGCGAGGCGGACGATTACTCCGACCGGCCGCTGACCGAGAACCCCGTGCTGATCGACAAGTTCCTCGAACTGGCGACCGAGGTGGACGTCGACTGCGTGGCCGACGGGACGGACGTGGTGGTGGCCGGCGTGATGGAGCACATCGAGGAGGCGGGCATCCACAGCGGCGACTCGGCCTGCGCCCTGCCGCCCTACTCGCTGTCGCACGAACTGGTGGACCAGATCATCGACCAGACGGTGGCGATGGCCCGGCGGCTGGACGTACGCGGGCTGATGAACGTGCAGTTCGCGATCAAGGACGAACAGATTTACGTGCTGGAGGTCAACCCGCGTGCGTCGCGAACGGTGCCGTTCGTGAGCAAGGCGACGGGCATTCCGTGGGCGAAGGTGGCGGCGAAGGTGATGATGGGCAAGTCGCTGCGGGAACAAGGCGTGACCCGTACGGTCTGGCCGCGGCACACCAGCGTCAAGGAGTCGGTGTTCCCGTTCATCAAGTTCCCGGGCGTGGACATCATCCTGGGTCCGGAGATGCGCTCGACCGGCGAGGTGATGGGCCTCGACGACCGATTCTCGATCGCGTTCGCCAAGAGCCAGATGGCGGGTTCGTCGCCGCTGCCGACCGAGGGCAACGTGTTCATCTCGGTGCGGGACGCGGACAAGAAACTGATCGAACCGATCGCCCGCGAATTGGCGTCGATGGGGTTCAATATCATCAGCACCAAGGGCACCTGGGAGATCCTGCGGGCGGCGGACGTGCCGGCCCAGTTGATCCCGAAGGTCCTGGAGGAGCGGCGGCCGAACATCCTCGACCTGATCGAACACCGCGAGATCGCCTTGGCCATCAACACCCCCACCCGCAAGGGCAAAGACTCCGACGAGGGCAAGATCCGCGCCGCCGCGGTAACCCACGAGGTGCCGATCGTGACCACGATCACCGGGGCGAGGGCCGCGGTGCGGGCGATGCGGGCGATGCGGGAGAGCGGCTGGAACGTCAAGCCGATCCAGGAGTACCACAGGCAGATGACCTGA
- a CDS encoding endonuclease III domain-containing protein, giving the protein MALYQAMLAHFGPQRWWPGDGPLEIMIGAVLTQNTNWANVERAIANLRRSDLIDVERLATCSLPRLAEIIRPAGYFRVKANRLHNLMSHVWREYGGDLEIFFSRSVDSLREELLSINGIGPETADDIVLYAAGKPTFVVDAYTYRVMVRHKLIAEDDDYHAIKDFFESNLPPDVPLYNEYHALLVATGKNYCRKIALCDRCPLNRFDHDVRLLNRE; this is encoded by the coding sequence ATGGCCCTCTACCAGGCGATGCTGGCCCACTTCGGGCCCCAGCGCTGGTGGCCCGGCGACGGGCCGCTCGAGATCATGATCGGGGCCGTTCTGACCCAGAACACCAACTGGGCCAACGTCGAGCGGGCGATCGCCAATCTGCGCCGGTCCGACCTGATCGACGTGGAGAGACTCGCCACCTGTTCGCTGCCGCGTCTGGCGGAGATCATTCGCCCGGCTGGGTATTTTCGTGTCAAGGCCAACCGCCTGCACAACCTCATGAGCCACGTCTGGCGGGAGTACGGCGGCGACCTCGAGATATTCTTCAGTCGGTCGGTGGACAGCCTTCGCGAGGAACTGCTGTCGATCAACGGCATCGGCCCGGAAACCGCCGACGACATCGTGCTCTACGCAGCGGGCAAGCCCACCTTCGTCGTCGATGCCTACACCTACCGTGTCATGGTCCGTCACAAGCTTATCGCCGAGGACGACGACTACCACGCGATCAAGGACTTCTTCGAATCGAACCTCCCGCCCGACGTGCCGCTCTACAACGAGTATCACGCCCTCCTGGTCGCCACCGGCAAGAACTACTGCAGGAAGATCGCCCTCTGCGACCGCTGTCCGCTGAACCGCTTCGACCACGACGTGCGGCTTCTCAACCGCGAGTGA
- a CDS encoding CPBP family intramembrane metalloprotease — MKGKSTGRSGQNPPYSQDIHRPVTSLVFLLPLVVVYELGTLLMAGNLPEALHSRVIAFQLLHRFLALFGATIFYLPGLLVPAILVAWHVATGDTWRVHKRTLGLMAVESLLLAIPLVVFYNVGSSYVNLWSPLAAPAAEGWHGKLLLSIGAGIYEELLFRLILISLLGMIMIDLARLPEPPSVFFMVLISATAFSLYHYLGPETFSWPTFMFRAVAGGYLAGIFILRGFGITVGCHVVYDILAMILNALAGSPE; from the coding sequence ATGAAGGGCAAATCGACTGGACGGAGCGGGCAGAACCCGCCGTATTCGCAGGACATCCACCGGCCGGTTACCTCGCTGGTGTTCCTGTTGCCGCTGGTGGTGGTCTACGAGCTGGGAACCCTGCTGATGGCGGGCAACCTGCCCGAGGCGCTGCACTCGCGGGTCATTGCGTTCCAGTTGCTGCATCGGTTCCTGGCCCTGTTTGGAGCGACGATCTTCTATCTGCCCGGATTGCTGGTGCCGGCGATTTTGGTGGCGTGGCACGTCGCGACGGGCGACACGTGGCGGGTCCACAAGAGAACGCTGGGGCTGATGGCGGTCGAGAGCCTGCTGCTGGCGATCCCGCTGGTGGTCTTCTACAACGTGGGCAGCAGCTACGTGAACCTCTGGTCGCCCCTGGCCGCTCCCGCCGCGGAGGGCTGGCACGGCAAGCTGCTGCTGTCGATCGGGGCGGGGATCTACGAGGAACTGCTGTTTCGGCTGATCCTGATCTCGCTGCTCGGGATGATCATGATCGATCTGGCCCGACTGCCCGAGCCGCCATCGGTTTTTTTCATGGTGCTGATTTCCGCGACGGCGTTCAGCCTCTATCATTACCTGGGGCCCGAGACCTTCTCGTGGCCGACGTTCATGTTCCGCGCCGTGGCCGGCGGATACCTGGCGGGAATATTCATCCTGCGGGGATTTGGGATTACCGTCGGCTGCCACGTGGTTTATGATATTCTGGCGATGATCTTGAACGCCCTGGCGGGTTCGCCCGAATAG
- a CDS encoding DUF2617 family protein — MVESNVDAPKLEEMRLYVYGRPLHPELFGVFLQHKLDLGRYQADIWLLGLGHLVCFHTPEQTVTELVVQASELYSSAGLIEKLPLEKKSDFRHCLDDRVFYIVSTQAETMSQAVFEQVHREMLRFAETRGLFMPFDQWAEGKGLAPFSFIDYEHRTRELSVFAYHAFPSQNLILRTQSVFSLEAISSEPRATAEPEEPDA; from the coding sequence GTGGTCGAGTCGAACGTGGACGCACCGAAACTGGAGGAGATGAGGCTCTACGTGTACGGGCGGCCGTTGCACCCGGAACTGTTCGGCGTGTTTCTTCAGCACAAGCTGGATCTGGGCCGATACCAAGCCGACATCTGGCTGCTGGGGTTGGGACACCTGGTGTGCTTCCACACGCCGGAACAGACGGTGACCGAACTGGTGGTCCAGGCCAGCGAGCTGTACTCGTCAGCCGGTCTGATCGAAAAACTCCCGCTCGAAAAGAAGAGCGACTTTCGCCACTGCCTGGACGACCGGGTCTTCTACATCGTCAGCACCCAGGCCGAGACGATGAGCCAGGCGGTCTTCGAGCAGGTGCATCGCGAGATGCTTCGCTTCGCCGAGACGCGCGGCCTGTTCATGCCATTCGACCAGTGGGCCGAGGGCAAGGGACTGGCCCCCTTCAGCTTCATCGACTACGAGCACCGGACCCGCGAGTTGTCGGTGTTCGCCTACCATGCGTTTCCGTCGCAGAACCTGATCCTGCGGACCCAGTCGGTGTTCTCGCTCGAGGCAATCTCATCGGAACCGCGGGCAACGGCCGAGCCGGAGGAACCGGACGCATGA